In a single window of the Allobranchiibius huperziae genome:
- the menE gene encoding o-succinylbenzoate--CoA ligase translates to MPTLVPYAVRPDDVGAYRSALGQALEGTGPALAPDSAALPDGPLPDDLALVVSTSGSTGSPKRAMLTAAALRASADATHERLGGPGQWLLAMPAHHIAGTQVIIRSLRAETDLLVLDRFDVDGFVARTAQLTEERAYTSVVPTQLGRLLDAAPESLRRYDGILLGGAAASPTLLARAADAGVRVLTTYGMSETAGGCVYDGVPLAGVSVELEDDGRITLAGPTIAHGYLADPERTEAAFDLSTPLRRFRTDDLGEVRDGVLRVLGRRDDVIVTGGMKVAPQVVQDAAAALPGVADAVALALPDPEWGQVVALAVVPTRFGHAQRGTSDPLRMSDSWTVHEVRDALRGDLPAYALPRRLLVLDALPLRGPGKPDRVALAALPGWQD, encoded by the coding sequence GTGCCGACCCTCGTCCCGTACGCCGTCCGCCCGGATGACGTCGGCGCGTACCGCAGCGCGCTGGGTCAGGCATTGGAGGGGACGGGGCCCGCGCTCGCGCCCGACTCCGCTGCGTTGCCCGATGGTCCCCTCCCGGACGATCTGGCCCTGGTCGTCAGCACGTCCGGGTCGACCGGCTCCCCCAAGCGGGCGATGCTGACCGCGGCGGCGCTGCGGGCGAGCGCGGACGCGACGCACGAGCGACTCGGCGGTCCCGGCCAGTGGTTGCTGGCCATGCCGGCCCACCACATCGCCGGCACCCAGGTGATCATCCGGTCGCTGCGCGCCGAGACCGACCTGCTGGTGCTGGACCGGTTCGACGTCGACGGATTCGTCGCTCGCACCGCGCAGCTGACCGAGGAGCGCGCGTACACCTCGGTGGTGCCCACCCAGCTCGGCCGGTTGCTCGACGCGGCGCCGGAGTCCCTGCGCCGCTACGACGGGATCCTCCTCGGCGGGGCCGCGGCCTCACCGACCCTGCTCGCGCGCGCCGCGGACGCCGGGGTGCGGGTGCTCACGACGTACGGGATGAGCGAGACCGCAGGTGGCTGCGTCTACGACGGCGTGCCCCTGGCGGGTGTGTCGGTCGAGCTGGAGGACGACGGGCGGATCACGCTGGCCGGCCCGACGATCGCGCACGGCTACCTGGCCGACCCCGAGCGCACGGAAGCGGCGTTCGACCTCTCGACCCCGCTGCGGCGGTTCCGCACGGACGACCTCGGTGAGGTGCGCGACGGGGTGCTGCGGGTGCTCGGGCGCCGTGACGACGTGATCGTCACCGGCGGCATGAAGGTCGCTCCGCAGGTCGTGCAGGACGCGGCGGCCGCGCTCCCCGGGGTCGCGGACGCGGTGGCGCTGGCGCTCCCGGACCCCGAGTGGGGGCAGGTGGTCGCGCTGGCCGTCGTCCCCACCCGTTTTGGACATGCGCAACGGGGCACATCCGACCCGCTGCGCATGTCCGATTCATGGACGGTGCACGAGGTGCGCGACGCACTGCGAGGCGATCTCCCGGCGTACGCGCTGCCCCGCCGGCTGCTCGTGCTGGACGCGCTCCCGCTGCGCGGACCAGGTAAGCCGGACCGCGTGGCGCTGGCGGCCCTACCCGGATGGCAGGATTGA
- a CDS encoding SDR family oxidoreductase has protein sequence MTKRIAVVTGASSGIGEASARRLAADGFEVICAARRTDRIDGLAREIGGRAVRCDVTSSADVAALAEGAGDRIDLLFANAGGAYGLDPVATADLDDWRKMYEVNVIGVAATIKALLPALTAGHGTILATGSYAAWAPYEGGAGYCGVKAAVQALMGSLRLELWDQPVRVCEIDPGMVATPEFSLVRLGGDQARADAVYRGVKGPLTAEDIAECVAFVAGQPEHVNLDSILVRPRAQASKDKIDRE, from the coding sequence ATGACCAAGCGGATCGCAGTGGTGACCGGCGCGAGCAGCGGGATCGGGGAGGCGTCGGCCCGGCGGCTCGCGGCGGACGGCTTCGAGGTGATCTGCGCGGCGCGTCGAACCGACCGGATCGACGGTCTGGCCCGCGAGATCGGCGGACGCGCGGTGCGCTGCGATGTGACGTCGAGCGCCGACGTGGCTGCGCTCGCCGAGGGGGCGGGCGACCGGATCGACCTGCTCTTCGCGAACGCCGGTGGCGCCTACGGTCTCGACCCGGTGGCCACGGCCGATCTCGATGACTGGCGGAAGATGTACGAGGTCAACGTGATCGGCGTCGCCGCGACGATCAAGGCGCTGCTTCCCGCGCTGACCGCCGGGCACGGCACGATCCTCGCGACCGGGTCGTACGCAGCGTGGGCGCCGTACGAGGGCGGCGCGGGCTACTGCGGCGTGAAGGCGGCGGTGCAGGCGCTGATGGGGTCGCTGCGGCTGGAGCTGTGGGATCAGCCCGTCCGGGTCTGCGAGATCGACCCCGGGATGGTGGCAACGCCCGAGTTCAGCCTCGTGCGCCTCGGCGGCGACCAAGCGAGGGCGGACGCGGTCTACCGGGGGGTGAAGGGGCCGCTGACGGCCGAGGACATCGCCGAGTGCGTGGCGTTCGTCGCCGGTCAGCCCGAGCACGTCAACCTCGACAGCATCCTGGTGCGGCCCCGAGCGCAGGCCAGCAAGGACAAGATCGACCGCGAATGA
- a CDS encoding inositol monophosphatase, translating to MMQTEEILALLQEVGEQVVTPRFRALSADQVMEKNPGDLVTVADREAEVLITARLRAAYPGVLVVGEEAVAGDPSLLTAARTTQDFFTVDPIDGTKNFVHGSVDHAMMIGEVRGGQPVRAWIWQPEHRAAYVAERGSGAYRDGVRLEQRAAHEPADGRTSDRAMIGRTPAGFEPLTLTWVSCGIDYPKLAVGECDYLLYRSVMPWDHVPGSLIVAEVGGAVGYLDGGAYDAGSLTKPLLAAATPELFESVRGPLRDLR from the coding sequence ATGATGCAGACCGAGGAGATCCTGGCCCTCCTGCAGGAGGTCGGGGAGCAGGTCGTCACGCCACGGTTCCGGGCCCTGTCGGCCGACCAGGTGATGGAGAAGAATCCCGGCGACCTGGTGACCGTCGCCGACCGCGAGGCGGAGGTGCTGATCACCGCGCGGCTGCGGGCGGCGTACCCCGGTGTGCTCGTCGTGGGCGAGGAGGCGGTCGCGGGTGACCCGTCGCTGCTCACCGCCGCCCGGACGACGCAGGACTTCTTCACGGTCGACCCGATCGACGGCACCAAGAACTTCGTGCACGGTTCGGTCGACCACGCCATGATGATCGGCGAGGTACGTGGGGGCCAGCCGGTGCGCGCGTGGATCTGGCAGCCCGAGCACCGGGCGGCGTACGTCGCCGAACGCGGCTCGGGCGCCTACCGCGACGGCGTGCGGCTGGAGCAGCGGGCGGCGCACGAGCCGGCGGACGGGCGTACGTCGGACCGGGCCATGATCGGCCGAACCCCGGCCGGGTTCGAGCCGCTGACCCTGACCTGGGTCAGCTGCGGGATCGACTACCCCAAGCTGGCCGTCGGCGAGTGCGACTACCTGCTCTATCGATCCGTGATGCCGTGGGACCACGTGCCGGGCTCGCTGATCGTCGCCGAGGTGGGCGGGGCCGTCGGTTACCTCGACGGTGGCGCATACGACGCGGGCAGCCTCACGAAGCCGCTGCTCGCGGCTGCGACGCCCGAGTTGTTCGAGTCGGTCAGAGGTCCCTTGCGCGATCTGCGCTGA
- a CDS encoding o-succinylbenzoate synthase, translated as MSLVSSADVPALGDLLDGLRVVSIPLRTRFRGIEYREIAYLAGPSGYGEFAPFLEYEPPEASRWLLAAIEAAYDEWPVAVRESVPVNATVPAVDAVDVPAVLARYDGCTTAKVKVAERGQRPADDLARVAEVRNVLGADGRVRVDANGGWSVEEAAASLERLAAYGLEYAEQPCATVEELVELRTLLAHRGVDVRIAADESIRKAEDPLRVARLGAADIAVVKVAPLGGVRAALAVAQECGLPIVVSSALDSSVGIAAGLALAAALPSLEHACGLGTVELLEGDVTTDRLVPQAGSLQVRNPEVSPELLDRWAAAPDRVQWWQDRVSACRTALSADRARDL; from the coding sequence GTGAGCCTCGTGAGCAGCGCCGACGTACCCGCTCTCGGGGATCTGCTCGACGGTCTGAGAGTCGTGAGCATCCCCCTGCGCACCCGGTTCCGCGGCATCGAATATCGCGAGATCGCTTACCTGGCAGGCCCGTCCGGCTACGGGGAGTTCGCGCCGTTCCTTGAGTACGAGCCGCCGGAGGCGTCGCGATGGCTGCTGGCCGCGATCGAGGCGGCGTACGACGAGTGGCCCGTCGCGGTCCGCGAGAGCGTTCCGGTCAATGCGACCGTCCCTGCCGTCGACGCGGTCGACGTGCCCGCCGTCCTCGCACGCTACGACGGCTGCACGACCGCCAAGGTGAAGGTCGCCGAGCGCGGGCAGCGCCCGGCCGACGACCTGGCGCGAGTGGCGGAGGTGCGCAACGTCCTCGGCGCGGACGGCCGGGTGCGGGTGGATGCCAACGGCGGCTGGTCCGTGGAGGAGGCCGCCGCGTCCCTCGAACGCCTTGCGGCGTATGGACTGGAGTACGCCGAACAGCCCTGCGCGACCGTCGAGGAGCTGGTCGAGTTGCGAACCCTGTTGGCGCACAGGGGCGTCGACGTGCGGATCGCGGCCGACGAGTCGATCCGCAAGGCCGAGGACCCGCTGCGGGTCGCGCGGCTCGGCGCCGCCGACATCGCCGTGGTCAAGGTCGCACCTCTGGGCGGCGTGCGCGCTGCCCTCGCTGTCGCGCAGGAGTGCGGACTGCCTATCGTGGTCTCGAGCGCGCTGGACTCCAGTGTGGGCATCGCCGCCGGCCTCGCCCTGGCGGCGGCGCTGCCGTCGCTGGAGCACGCCTGCGGGCTCGGCACGGTCGAGCTGCTCGAAGGCGACGTGACCACGGATCGCCTAGTGCCGCAGGCAGGTTCGCTGCAGGTCCGCAATCCCGAGGTCTCCCCCGAACTGCTCGACCGGTGGGCGGCAGCGCCGGACCGGGTCCAGTGGTGGCAGGACCGCGTCTCGGCCTGCCGAACAGCACTCAGCGCAGATCGCGCAAGGGACCTCTGA
- a CDS encoding maleylpyruvate isomerase family mycothiol-dependent enzyme, which produces MDAVQEWKDAQARVIELVEGLSADAAETIVPACPDWTVRDLLSHMIGLDADVLAGDEPDDHNEAWTGRQVDQRRGRDVAALVDEWRSLTEPLATWMQAHTTRPLGDVVIHEQDLRAALHSPGARDTNGLRALRDRMADGFAERVRDTGASTIELRSPTWQFVAGEGAPAVRVEASEFDLTRALMSRRSADQLRAWTVEGDIESYVELFAGLGPLPHDAPPE; this is translated from the coding sequence ATGGATGCGGTGCAGGAGTGGAAGGACGCCCAGGCGCGCGTCATCGAGCTGGTCGAGGGGCTGTCCGCGGACGCGGCGGAGACGATCGTCCCCGCGTGCCCGGACTGGACCGTGCGCGACCTGCTGTCGCACATGATCGGTCTGGACGCCGACGTCCTCGCCGGTGACGAGCCCGATGACCACAACGAGGCGTGGACCGGCCGACAGGTCGACCAGCGCCGTGGGCGGGACGTCGCGGCTCTGGTCGACGAATGGCGTTCGCTCACCGAGCCTCTCGCGACATGGATGCAGGCGCACACCACCCGCCCGCTCGGCGACGTGGTGATCCACGAACAGGACCTGCGCGCCGCGCTGCACTCCCCGGGTGCCCGGGACACCAATGGGCTGCGCGCGTTGCGCGACCGGATGGCGGACGGGTTCGCCGAGCGGGTGCGTGACACCGGCGCCTCCACGATCGAACTCCGTTCACCAACGTGGCAGTTCGTCGCGGGCGAAGGTGCGCCGGCGGTGCGGGTGGAGGCCTCGGAGTTCGACCTGACCCGCGCGCTGATGTCACGCCGCAGCGCCGACCAGCTGCGCGCCTGGACCGTGGAGGGCGACATCGAGTCGTACGTCGAGCTCTTCGCCGGCCTGGGGCCGCTGCCGCACGACGCACCACCGGAGTGA
- a CDS encoding 1,4-dihydroxy-2-naphthoyl-CoA synthase has product MTDAAADQPFDPSSWEPVAGFDLTDITYHRCTLEGPARGTVRIAFDRPEVLNAFRPHTVDELYRVLDHARMTPDVGAILLTGNGPSPKDGKWSFCSGGDQRIRGRSGYQYAEGETADTVDAARVKAQGGRLHILEVQRLIRTMPKVVIAVVGGWAAGGGHSLHVVCDLTIASRQHARFKQTDADVGSFDAGYGSAYLAKQVGQKFAREIFFLGRTYDAEAMQRMGAVNIVADHAELEREAIQVAAEINGKSPTAQRMLKFAMNLTDDGLMGQQVFAGEATRLAYMTDEAVEGRDSFLEKRDPDWSPYPWYF; this is encoded by the coding sequence GTGACCGACGCAGCCGCCGACCAGCCGTTCGATCCCTCGTCCTGGGAGCCGGTGGCCGGCTTCGACCTGACCGACATCACCTATCACCGGTGCACGCTGGAGGGCCCGGCGCGCGGCACGGTCCGGATCGCCTTCGACCGTCCGGAGGTGCTGAACGCGTTCCGGCCGCACACCGTCGACGAGCTCTACCGGGTGCTCGACCACGCGCGGATGACCCCCGACGTCGGCGCGATCCTGCTCACCGGCAACGGCCCGAGCCCCAAGGACGGCAAGTGGAGTTTCTGCTCCGGCGGCGATCAGCGCATCCGCGGGCGCAGCGGATACCAGTACGCGGAGGGCGAGACCGCCGACACCGTGGACGCCGCGCGGGTCAAGGCGCAGGGCGGGCGGCTGCACATCCTGGAGGTGCAGCGGCTGATCCGCACGATGCCGAAGGTCGTGATCGCGGTCGTCGGCGGCTGGGCAGCGGGCGGCGGCCACTCGCTGCACGTGGTGTGCGATCTGACCATCGCGAGCCGCCAGCACGCGCGGTTCAAGCAGACCGACGCGGACGTCGGCTCGTTCGACGCGGGCTACGGGTCGGCGTACCTGGCCAAGCAGGTCGGCCAGAAGTTCGCGCGCGAGATCTTCTTCCTGGGCCGCACGTACGACGCGGAGGCCATGCAGCGGATGGGCGCGGTCAACATCGTGGCCGACCACGCGGAGCTCGAACGCGAGGCGATCCAGGTCGCGGCCGAGATCAACGGCAAGTCCCCGACCGCGCAGCGGATGCTGAAGTTCGCCATGAACCTCACCGACGACGGTCTGATGGGGCAGCAGGTCTTCGCGGGCGAGGCGACCCGCCTGGCGTACATGACCGACGAGGCCGTCGAGGGCCGCGATTCGTTCCTGGAGAAGCGCGACCCCGACTGGTCGCCCTACCCCTGGTACTTCTGA
- a CDS encoding HAD hydrolase-like protein yields MSGAPFVVGFDLDMTLVDSRRGIVECMQRVLSARGVTARDEQLWPLIGAPLEANLGGFLPAEQVRGAADDYRAVYLQHAVRLTTALPGAVELVELIHADGGRVLVVSAKAPAAVHAVLEHVGLRPDVVVGAVFAEDKAVPLRAHDARMYVGDHQGDMYAARAASAYAVGVTTGPHDEAMLRKAGADAVVPDLVALGERLNEFERAASTG; encoded by the coding sequence GTGAGCGGCGCGCCGTTCGTCGTGGGGTTCGACCTCGACATGACCCTGGTCGACTCCCGGCGGGGGATCGTCGAATGCATGCAGCGGGTGCTGTCCGCTCGCGGTGTCACCGCACGCGACGAGCAGCTGTGGCCGCTGATCGGCGCTCCGCTGGAGGCCAACCTGGGCGGTTTCCTCCCCGCTGAGCAGGTGCGCGGCGCGGCTGACGACTACCGGGCGGTCTATCTACAGCACGCTGTACGACTGACCACCGCCCTCCCGGGGGCGGTCGAGCTGGTCGAGCTGATCCACGCCGACGGCGGCCGGGTGCTGGTGGTGAGTGCCAAGGCTCCCGCGGCGGTGCACGCGGTGCTCGAGCACGTGGGCCTGCGCCCGGATGTGGTGGTCGGGGCGGTGTTCGCCGAGGACAAGGCGGTCCCGCTGCGCGCTCACGACGCGCGGATGTACGTCGGTGACCACCAGGGCGACATGTACGCCGCCCGGGCCGCCTCGGCGTACGCGGTCGGCGTGACGACCGGGCCGCACGACGAGGCGATGCTGAGAAAAGCCGGGGCCGACGCCGTCGTGCCAGACCTGGTGGCTCTGGGGGAGCGGCTCAATGAGTTCGAGCGAGCCGCCTCGACGGGTTAA
- a CDS encoding cold shock domain-containing protein, with protein MPSGKVKFFDSEKGFGFVSGDDGQDVFLPSSALPTGTTVVKGGTRVEYSVAEGRRGAQALSVKILDAAPSLAARHRKPADDMSLIVEDLIKMLDGLGNGLRRGRYPDKAQSGKIAAVLRAVADDLEV; from the coding sequence GTGCCCAGCGGCAAGGTCAAATTCTTCGATTCCGAGAAGGGCTTCGGATTCGTCTCCGGCGACGACGGCCAGGACGTCTTCCTGCCCTCCAGCGCCCTGCCCACCGGCACGACCGTGGTCAAGGGCGGCACCCGCGTGGAGTACAGCGTGGCCGAGGGCCGTCGCGGCGCGCAGGCGCTGAGCGTGAAGATCCTGGACGCCGCCCCCTCGCTCGCTGCCCGCCACCGCAAGCCCGCCGACGACATGAGCCTCATCGTCGAGGACCTGATCAAGATGCTCGACGGGCTCGGCAACGGACTGCGCCGCGGCCGCTACCCCGACAAGGCGCAGAGTGGCAAGATCGCCGCCGTCCTCCGCGCGGTCGCCGACGACCTCGAGGTCTGA
- a CDS encoding DUF3027 domain-containing protein — protein sequence MPTKTRSTRPKADKVLTDAVEVARAAAVEISSAEDVGEHLGVVMLDERLAMHQFACERRGYQGWHWSISVARAPRAKIATVCEANLLPGDQAVLSPEWLPYAERLAPGDIGAGDITPYIEDDPRLEAGFEATGDEDVDETGFFELGLGRPRVLSAEGRDEAAQRWYDGAHGPTSEIAVKAPAQCTTCGFFLPMAGALRQVFGVCTNAWSPSDGAVVSLDHGCGAHSEVELDLPSSEPEQGHVLDEFALEVSEPAPAAPEQEPPAAVEVEPAAAESELPEPTDATSESDAPDDGPQEA from the coding sequence ATGCCCACCAAGACGCGCTCGACGCGGCCCAAGGCCGACAAGGTCCTGACCGATGCGGTCGAGGTCGCCCGCGCGGCCGCCGTCGAGATCTCCTCCGCCGAGGACGTCGGTGAGCACCTGGGTGTCGTGATGCTCGACGAGCGCCTGGCTATGCACCAGTTCGCTTGCGAGCGCAGGGGATACCAGGGTTGGCACTGGTCGATCTCCGTTGCCCGCGCCCCCCGCGCGAAGATTGCGACGGTCTGCGAGGCCAACCTGCTCCCCGGCGACCAGGCCGTCCTGTCGCCCGAGTGGCTGCCGTACGCCGAGCGCTTGGCGCCCGGTGACATCGGCGCCGGCGACATCACGCCGTACATCGAGGACGACCCGCGCCTGGAGGCCGGCTTCGAGGCCACCGGCGATGAGGACGTCGACGAGACGGGCTTCTTCGAACTGGGCCTCGGACGACCGCGCGTGCTGTCCGCGGAGGGTCGCGACGAGGCTGCGCAGCGCTGGTACGACGGCGCGCACGGGCCCACGTCCGAGATCGCCGTGAAGGCACCGGCACAGTGCACGACCTGCGGTTTCTTCCTGCCCATGGCCGGTGCACTGCGCCAGGTCTTCGGGGTCTGCACCAACGCCTGGTCGCCGAGCGACGGCGCCGTGGTCTCCCTGGACCACGGGTGCGGCGCGCACAGCGAGGTCGAGCTGGATCTGCCGTCCTCCGAGCCCGAACAGGGCCATGTGCTGGACGAGTTCGCGCTGGAGGTCTCCGAGCCCGCGCCTGCTGCGCCCGAGCAGGAGCCGCCCGCCGCGGTGGAGGTCGAGCCGGCCGCGGCAGAGTCCGAACTCCCCGAGCCGACCGACGCGACCTCCGAGTCCGACGCACCGGACGACGGGCCGCAGGAGGCCTGA
- a CDS encoding HNH endonuclease signature motif containing protein: MAQSKTEHRRPAAPGTGDRLMALLGKFAAGLDEWPDALWQLDEAALGEVVGGMLRITARAENVAALATADALSRGTVANSTATGAPAWVARQAAGVEPAVVRRVGSVGVDCADPANQVVVEALATGSASVPVAAAALRQVPMILPQLPTVDRDDLLGRYLSLSDYGAKTLRELTTRILGEYAPQQLVRDEERQQECESVFWADLPSGWTRFVAELSSGHAAMVKHALRALSAPAPVAAGGEGPERDTRTPAKRRADALVCLVDTAAGVLDGTSSRPVGEFGGTAKILVTLDYNTLYEGLRETGRLGQHGSDDGGFAPTYLPGVGRTTDGEHLDAGTLRRMACDADLIPAVLGTDSEPLDVRRAKRLFTGGLRTAVIHRDRHCTFPGCDRPPDWCDAHHVTPWWAGGETNLGNAALLCARHHTIVHRDLLTAQVTATGVTWDLTPGLMPTWPGQRAAA; the protein is encoded by the coding sequence ATGGCGCAGTCGAAAACTGAGCACCGGCGCCCTGCTGCGCCGGGTACCGGTGACCGATTGATGGCTCTGCTGGGCAAGTTCGCTGCCGGGCTGGACGAATGGCCGGACGCTCTGTGGCAACTGGACGAAGCGGCCCTGGGTGAGGTCGTCGGGGGCATGCTGCGGATCACAGCTCGCGCGGAGAACGTCGCCGCGCTGGCGACCGCGGATGCGCTGAGTCGGGGGACCGTGGCGAACTCCACGGCGACGGGTGCTCCGGCGTGGGTCGCCCGTCAGGCAGCTGGTGTCGAACCCGCGGTGGTGCGCCGGGTGGGTTCGGTGGGCGTGGACTGTGCGGATCCGGCCAATCAGGTGGTTGTTGAGGCGTTGGCGACCGGGTCGGCGAGTGTGCCGGTGGCTGCTGCCGCGTTACGGCAGGTGCCAATGATCCTGCCGCAGCTGCCGACCGTGGATCGGGATGACCTGCTGGGCCGGTACCTGTCGTTGTCGGACTACGGCGCAAAGACGTTGCGGGAGTTGACCACCCGCATCCTGGGGGAGTACGCGCCGCAGCAGCTGGTGCGGGATGAGGAGCGTCAGCAGGAGTGTGAGTCGGTGTTCTGGGCCGACCTACCGTCCGGGTGGACCCGGTTCGTCGCCGAACTCTCGAGCGGGCACGCCGCCATGGTCAAGCACGCCCTGCGCGCCTTATCCGCTCCCGCGCCGGTGGCAGCTGGCGGCGAAGGGCCAGAGCGGGATACTCGCACGCCGGCCAAGCGGCGAGCGGACGCCCTGGTGTGCTTGGTCGACACCGCCGCCGGCGTCCTCGATGGCACCAGCTCGCGGCCGGTCGGAGAGTTCGGCGGCACCGCGAAGATCCTGGTGACCCTCGACTACAACACTCTGTACGAGGGGCTCCGCGAAACGGGTCGGCTCGGCCAACATGGTTCAGACGACGGCGGATTCGCACCGACGTACCTGCCGGGTGTCGGGCGCACCACCGACGGTGAGCATCTCGACGCGGGCACCCTGCGACGGATGGCGTGCGACGCCGACCTCATCCCCGCAGTCCTCGGCACCGACTCCGAACCGTTGGACGTCAGGCGCGCGAAACGCCTCTTCACCGGAGGACTCAGAACGGCCGTTATCCACCGAGACCGGCACTGCACGTTCCCCGGCTGTGATCGGCCACCGGACTGGTGCGATGCACATCATGTGACGCCCTGGTGGGCCGGCGGCGAAACGAACCTCGGCAACGCGGCCCTGCTCTGCGCGCGACATCACACGATCGTGCACCGCGACCTCCTCACCGCCCAGGTCACCGCCACCGGCGTCACCTGGGATCTCACGCCAGGCCTGATGCCCACCTGGCCCGGACAGCGGGCCGCCGCGTGA
- the zwf gene encoding glucose-6-phosphate dehydrogenase has product MADRTATVVLFGATGDLAKRKLLPGLLHLFHSRLLGDIRLVATSLEEMTREEFIDLASRSIDEFSVHNRDDKVWQAFAKRVYYVPGSAGPQGLAKTVAEAEAEVTGTLPPQRLHYLSVPPKAALAVTRTLAEAGLAEGSRIVMEKPFGTDLASAVALNAAVHEFFDEDQVFRIDHFLGKEAALNILAFRFANGLFEPIWHRNNIEHIQIDVPETLGLEQRASFYEGTGAYRDMVVTHLFQVLAFTAMEPPTALLPQAITEEKNKVFRSMQPINPNDVVRGQYQGYRDEKGVAPESETETFIALKAYIDNWRWAGVPFYLRTGKKLSEGQRIISVAFKEPPKSMFPPGSGVGQNGPDHLTFDLADKAKLSLSFYGKRPGPGFRLDKLSMQFAYQDTSWAGSVLEAYERLIYDAIRGDHTLFTSAEGIERLWEISEPLLDNPPPVRPYALGSWGPNQIHQLIAPRAWRLPFERKWRAPARD; this is encoded by the coding sequence GTGGCCGACCGCACGGCAACCGTCGTGCTCTTCGGCGCCACCGGCGATCTGGCCAAGCGCAAACTCCTCCCGGGCCTGCTGCACCTCTTCCACTCCCGGCTGCTCGGCGACATCCGGCTCGTCGCCACGTCGCTGGAGGAGATGACTCGCGAGGAGTTCATCGACCTCGCGTCGCGCTCCATCGACGAGTTCTCGGTGCACAACCGCGACGACAAGGTCTGGCAGGCCTTCGCCAAGCGCGTCTACTACGTGCCCGGGTCGGCGGGTCCGCAGGGACTGGCCAAGACCGTGGCCGAAGCGGAGGCCGAGGTCACCGGCACCCTCCCGCCGCAGCGCCTGCACTACCTGAGCGTGCCGCCGAAGGCGGCGCTGGCGGTGACCCGCACGCTCGCCGAGGCGGGGTTGGCCGAGGGCAGCCGGATCGTCATGGAGAAGCCGTTCGGCACCGATCTCGCGAGCGCCGTGGCGCTCAACGCCGCGGTCCACGAGTTCTTCGACGAGGACCAGGTCTTCCGCATCGACCACTTCCTCGGCAAGGAGGCGGCGCTCAACATCCTGGCGTTCCGCTTCGCCAACGGACTCTTCGAGCCGATCTGGCACCGCAACAACATCGAGCACATCCAGATCGACGTGCCGGAGACCCTCGGCCTGGAACAGCGGGCGTCCTTCTACGAGGGCACGGGCGCCTACCGGGACATGGTCGTGACCCACCTCTTCCAGGTGCTGGCGTTCACCGCCATGGAGCCGCCGACCGCGCTACTGCCCCAGGCGATCACCGAGGAGAAGAACAAGGTCTTCCGGTCGATGCAGCCGATCAACCCCAACGACGTCGTACGAGGCCAGTACCAGGGCTACCGCGACGAGAAGGGCGTCGCTCCGGAGTCGGAGACCGAGACGTTCATCGCCCTGAAGGCCTACATCGACAACTGGCGGTGGGCCGGCGTCCCGTTCTATCTGCGCACCGGCAAGAAGCTGTCCGAGGGCCAGCGGATCATCTCGGTCGCGTTCAAGGAGCCGCCGAAGTCGATGTTCCCGCCCGGTTCCGGTGTCGGACAGAACGGCCCGGACCACCTGACGTTCGACCTCGCGGACAAGGCCAAGCTCTCGCTGTCGTTCTACGGCAAGCGGCCCGGACCCGGCTTCCGCCTCGACAAGCTCTCGATGCAGTTCGCCTACCAGGACACCAGCTGGGCCGGGTCGGTGCTGGAGGCCTACGAGCGGCTCATCTACGACGCGATCCGAGGTGACCACACGCTGTTCACCTCGGCCGAGGGCATCGAGCGGCTGTGGGAGATCTCCGAACCGCTGCTCGACAACCCGCCGCCGGTGCGGCCCTACGCGCTCGGCTCATGGGGTCCGAATCAGATCCACCAGCTCATCGCCCCGCGAGCCTGGCGGCTTCCCTTCGAGCGCAAATGGCGTGCGCCTGCTCGCGATTGA
- a CDS encoding DUF2530 domain-containing protein, whose protein sequence is MSQDVGREPGQDAQIEPLQVDTPHIIIVGLVLWAIALVATLAVPALHSGDRHWWPWAALSGLLLGALGLAYVRRGRGNASAA, encoded by the coding sequence GTGAGCCAGGACGTGGGCCGGGAGCCCGGGCAGGATGCGCAGATCGAGCCGCTGCAGGTCGACACCCCGCACATCATCATCGTCGGTCTGGTGCTGTGGGCGATCGCGCTCGTGGCCACGCTCGCCGTGCCGGCTCTGCACAGCGGCGACCGTCACTGGTGGCCGTGGGCAGCGTTGTCCGGCCTCCTCCTCGGCGCGCTGGGGCTTGCCTACGTACGACGCGGGCGCGGCAACGCGAGCGCGGCATGA